The genomic window GGATACGCGGCGCGGGAAGCACGATCGCGGTCCTCGACACCGGGATCAACGTGCGGATGGCCGTGCTCAACGATACGAACGACCACTGGAAACTCCTCGGACACTACGACGCGATCCTCGACGAAGAACCCAACAATATGATCAGCTTCCAGGGTAGCGACCTCAGTGGCCACGGGAGCCACGTGACGGCGTTGGCGCTGAGCGCGGACATCGACTCGACGCTGAACAAGTACACCGGCGTCGCCCCCGACGCGTCGCTGGTCGCCGTCCGCGCCTTCGACGAGAACGGACAGGGCACGTATGCCGACGTGATTCGAGGCCTCGACTGGATCGTGGCCAACAAAGACGTCTTCGGCATCCGCGTGCTCAATCTGTCGTTCAGCGCCCCGGCGTGCTCGCGCTACTGGGAAGATCCGTTGAACCTCGCCGTGATGCGCGCCTGGCAGGCGGGCATCGTCGTCGTCGCCTCGGCGGGAAATGGCGGTCCCGACCCGATGACCGTCGGCGTTCCGGGCAACAATCCCTACGTGATCACCGTCGGAGCCATGACCGACAACTACACGCCCGAAATCGCGAACGACGATTATCTGGCGAGCTTCTCCGCAGCCGGACCGACGACCGAGCGCTTCGTCAAGCCTGACCTGGTGGCCCCCGGCGGGCACCTCAAGGCGCCGATGGAGCTTCAGGACACGATCGTCAGCGAGCACCCCGAGTTCCACGATAGTTTCGACTACTTCACCATGTCCGGGACGTCTCAGGCGGCAGGGGTGGTCAGCGGGATCGTCGCTCTGATGCTCGAGTTCGACCCCTTGCTGACGCCCGACGACGTGAAGTGCAGGTTGATGGCGGCCTCCCGGCCCGCACGCGACCCCGAGGGCGCGTTGTTCTACAGCATCTTCCGGCAAGGCATGGGCCTGATCGACGCCTACGAGGCCGTGTATAGCGATGCAACCGGTTGCGCCAACCGCGGACTCGACATCGCACTCGACCTGTCTGATGAAGTTCACTACAGCGGCCAGGCCCGGCGCGACGAAGAAGGCAACCTCTACATCGAAGGTCTCGATGATCACGCATGGGACGGCAGCGGGTTGCTGGGCGACGGCGCCATCTGGGGCGACTCTGCGATCTGGGGCGACGCCGCGATCTGGGGCGACTCCGCGCTGTGGGGCGCCTCCGCCCTGTGGGGCGACTCTGCGCTGTGGGGCGACTCCGCGCTGTGGGGCGACTCTGCGCTGTGGGGCGACTCCGTCACGTCGACCGGCGACCTGATCGATGGCGATACGGTCGAACCGACGGCCGCGCCCGACCGACAGGACGTGGGCTCCGAAGGCTCGGGCGATGCCACCGTCGAGATCAAAGATCGCATTGCGATCGACGGCTTGGTTGAGCGGACGCGTGTGCGCCGTGAACGGGGCGCGCGCTCCAGAAGCTCGGGCGATGATGGCGTTGCGATCAACGTGTGGGTCGAGCAGCAGTAGCGTCATTTCTCGACAAAACAGGTCAGGCTGACCGAGAACCGGACGCGGCACCCACCGCGGCTTCACG from Acidobacteriota bacterium includes these protein-coding regions:
- a CDS encoding S8 family peptidase, whose product is MRRIKITASNAIFLAMALGALVVIATGGQDREADSYIVQGSDAATVAAVVRAQGGTVTHELGIIDAVAARLTEAQRAAIAAHVSGLRIHDNRAATAAARGSDNRSGRQAMTDSPANNLIPYAAAPVLVSADLLHDQGIRGAGSTIAVLDTGINVRMAVLNDTNDHWKLLGHYDAILDEEPNNMISFQGSDLSGHGSHVTALALSADIDSTLNKYTGVAPDASLVAVRAFDENGQGTYADVIRGLDWIVANKDVFGIRVLNLSFSAPACSRYWEDPLNLAVMRAWQAGIVVVASAGNGGPDPMTVGVPGNNPYVITVGAMTDNYTPEIANDDYLASFSAAGPTTERFVKPDLVAPGGHLKAPMELQDTIVSEHPEFHDSFDYFTMSGTSQAAGVVSGIVALMLEFDPLLTPDDVKCRLMAASRPARDPEGALFYSIFRQGMGLIDAYEAVYSDATGCANRGLDIALDLSDEVHYSGQARRDEEGNLYIEGLDDHAWDGSGLLGDGAIWGDSAIWGDAAIWGDSALWGASALWGDSALWGDSALWGDSALWGDSVTSTGDLIDGDTVEPTAAPDRQDVGSEGSGDATVEIKDRIAIDGLVERTRVRRERGARSRSSGDDGVAINVWVEQQ